From a region of the Rhipicephalus microplus isolate Deutch F79 chromosome X, USDA_Rmic, whole genome shotgun sequence genome:
- the LOC119177174 gene encoding large ribosomal subunit protein eL13: MAPKRNNMVPNGHFHKDWQRYVKTWFNQPMRKKRRHAHRVKRARAIAPRPVKGALRPVIRCPGFKYNTKQRLGKGFSLEELKAAGIAKRVARTIGIAVDYRRRNKSVESLQQNVQRLKEYRSKLILFPRKASKPAKGDATEEEQKLATQLKGVVMPLKKTTHREKPRVPTEEERKYCAYVHLRQAKAKARLWGKRAKKAREAAESMEAQAPKKG; this comes from the exons ATGGCTCCTAAAAGGAACAATATGGTCCCTAATGGCCATTTCCATAAGGACTGGCAGCGCTATGTGAAGACATGGTTCAATCAGCCGATGAGGAAGAAACGCCGTCATGCGCACCGTGTGAAGCGGGCTCGAGCTATCGCGCCGAGACCCGTCAAGGGAGCTCTCCGACCTGTTATTAGGTGCCCGGGTTTCAAGTACAACACAAAGCAACGCCTGGGCAAAGGTTTTTCTCTTGAGGAGCTCAAG GCTGCAGGTATTGCCAAAAGGGTTGCCAGAACCATTGGCATTGCTGTTGACTACAGGCGCCGCAACAAGAGTGTTGAGAGCTTGCAGCAGAACGTGCAACGCCTTAAGGAGTACCGCTCGAAGCTGATCTTGTTCCCGCGCAAGGCTTCCAAACCTGCCAAGGGTGATGCAACG GAGGAAGAACAGAAGCTTGCAACACAGCTGAAGGGAGTGGTTATGCCACTGAAGAAGACCACTCACCGGGAGAAGCCTCGTGTCCCAACTGAAGAAGAAAGGAAATACTGCGCCTACGTGCACCTGCGGCAAGCAAAGGCCAAGGCACGGCTCTGGGGCAAGCGAGCAAAGAAGGCTCGTGAGGCAGCTGAGAGCATGGAAGCACAGGCTCCAAAGAAGGGCTAG